The Desulfosporosinus acidiphilus SJ4 genome has a window encoding:
- a CDS encoding NAD(P)-dependent malic enzyme has translation MGTLREDALELHRSNMGKLEVHSKVPVRDSRDLSLAYSPGVAEPCLDIEKDNDLAYAYTNKGNFVAVVSNGTAVLGLGNIGAQASMPVMEGKSVLFKTFAGVDAFPICLNTEDIDKIVETVKLLEPTFGGINLEDISAPACFEIEERLKKEMNIPVFHDDQHGTAIVVMAGMINALKVTGKRLDNIRVVTNGAGAAGVAIIKLLLSMGVKDVIMCDTKGTIYKGRPVGMNKSKDAISEVTNRQKLAGTLADALVGADVFIGVSAANTVTPEMVKSMAADPIIFAMANPIPEIMPELAKEAGAKVIGTGRSDFPNQVNNVSAFPGIFRGALDVRATQINEEMKVAAAYAIANLVSDEERTSDYVIPKAFDPRVAPAVAAAVAKAAMDSGVARITVEPEEIAKKVWAVRPT, from the coding sequence ATGGGAACCTTAAGAGAAGATGCTTTAGAACTCCACCGCAGCAATATGGGAAAACTGGAAGTGCACAGCAAAGTACCCGTGCGAGACAGTCGGGATTTATCCCTGGCCTATTCCCCGGGAGTTGCTGAACCTTGTCTGGATATCGAGAAAGATAATGACCTGGCCTATGCCTATACCAATAAAGGCAATTTTGTGGCCGTCGTTTCCAACGGAACGGCAGTCCTTGGTCTGGGAAACATTGGGGCACAAGCCTCCATGCCTGTTATGGAAGGAAAATCCGTACTCTTTAAAACGTTTGCAGGGGTTGACGCCTTCCCGATCTGCTTAAACACTGAGGATATCGACAAAATTGTTGAGACGGTAAAGCTCCTGGAACCAACCTTTGGCGGCATCAACTTGGAAGACATCAGCGCACCGGCCTGCTTTGAGATTGAAGAACGGCTGAAAAAAGAAATGAATATCCCCGTTTTTCATGATGACCAGCATGGTACAGCTATCGTCGTAATGGCCGGAATGATCAATGCTCTTAAAGTGACCGGAAAACGCCTGGATAACATTCGAGTTGTCACCAATGGTGCAGGCGCTGCCGGCGTAGCCATTATTAAATTACTTCTTAGTATGGGTGTCAAAGATGTGATTATGTGCGACACCAAAGGAACCATCTATAAAGGCCGCCCGGTTGGAATGAATAAATCCAAAGACGCCATTTCCGAAGTCACAAACCGTCAGAAGCTGGCGGGGACACTGGCTGATGCCTTAGTAGGCGCTGATGTCTTCATCGGAGTTTCGGCTGCGAATACCGTAACTCCGGAGATGGTAAAATCTATGGCCGCTGACCCCATCATCTTTGCCATGGCCAATCCGATTCCGGAAATCATGCCTGAGCTTGCTAAAGAAGCGGGTGCCAAAGTCATCGGAACCGGACGTTCGGATTTTCCCAACCAGGTTAACAACGTTTCGGCTTTCCCAGGCATTTTCCGAGGCGCTCTCGATGTCCGCGCCACTCAAATAAATGAAGAAATGAAAGTTGCCGCTGCCTATGCGATTGCAAACCTGGTCAGCGACGAAGAACGCACCTCGGATTACGTTATCCCAAAAGCTTTTGATCCCCGAGTCGCTCCCGCTGTAGCAGCGGCTGTTGCTAAAGCCGCAATGGACAGTGGCGTAGCAAGGATAACTGTTGAGCCCGAAGAAATTGCTAAGAAGGTTTGGGCGGTCAGACCAACGTAG
- the sdhB gene encoding succinate dehydrogenase iron-sulfur subunit translates to MVQQNKIHFKIRRQDAPNKPSRWEEFDVPYREKLNVISCLMEIQKNPVTSSGQKTTPVVWECNCLEEVCGACTMIINGKARQACSALIDQLEQPIVLEPLTKFPLVRDLMVDRQIMFDNLKKVHAWIPIDGTYNLGSGPRMAEVKRQWAYELSKCMTCGCCMEACPQVNSRSKFIGPAPISQVRLFNAHPTGEMNKHERLASLLDEGGIADCGNAQNCVRACPKNIPLTTSLADLNREVNKFTLNRWLRR, encoded by the coding sequence ATGGTTCAACAAAATAAAATTCACTTTAAAATCCGACGTCAGGACGCCCCGAATAAGCCAAGCCGCTGGGAAGAGTTTGACGTTCCTTACCGGGAAAAATTAAATGTCATTTCCTGTTTAATGGAGATTCAAAAAAATCCGGTCACATCTTCCGGCCAAAAGACGACGCCTGTTGTCTGGGAATGCAACTGTCTGGAAGAAGTTTGCGGAGCTTGTACTATGATCATTAACGGCAAAGCGAGGCAAGCCTGCTCTGCCCTGATCGACCAACTGGAGCAGCCTATTGTTCTTGAACCACTGACGAAATTCCCCCTAGTACGGGACCTCATGGTCGACCGGCAAATCATGTTTGACAATCTAAAAAAAGTCCACGCCTGGATTCCCATTGACGGAACCTATAATTTGGGCTCCGGTCCACGGATGGCTGAAGTTAAACGCCAGTGGGCGTATGAATTGTCCAAGTGTATGACCTGCGGCTGCTGTATGGAAGCCTGCCCGCAAGTAAATTCACGCTCCAAATTTATCGGACCGGCCCCGATATCTCAAGTCCGTCTCTTCAATGCCCATCCCACCGGAGAAATGAACAAACATGAACGCCTGGCTTCCCTACTGGATGAAGGCGGGATTGCCGACTGCGGCAATGCCCAAAACTGTGTTCGCGCATGTCCGAAAAATATTCCTTTAACCACGAGTCTGGCAGATTTAAACCGCGAGGTAAATAAGTTTACGCTTAATCGCTGGCTGCGAAGATAA
- the sdhA gene encoding succinate dehydrogenase flavoprotein subunit has product MSKVIVVGGGLAGLMATIKLAEAGTQVDLFSLVPVKRSHSVCAQGGINGAVNTKGEGDSTWLHFDDSVYGGDFLANQPPVKGMCDAAPGIIHLMDRMGVMFSRTSEGLLDFRRFGGTKFHRTAFAGATTGQQLLYALDEQVRRYEAEGMVQKYEQWELLSAVIDEGVCKGIVAQNLRDMSIQAFAGDAVIVATGGAGAVFGKSTNSTICTGSASGALYQQGVHYANGEFIQIHPTAIPGDDKLRLMSESARGEGGRIWTYKDGQPWYFLEEMYPDYGNLVPRDIATRAIYEVVFNQGLGINGENMVYLDLSHIDPDVLQVKLGGILEIYEKFVGDDPKKVPMRIFPAVHYSMGGLWVDYDQMTNIPGLFAAGECEYQYHGANRLGANSLLSAIYGGMVAGPKVMEYIKKNKLKTPIGSEPVFLNEKKLQEKKWAEIMAMKGPENPYLLHKELGDIMTLNVTVVRYNDKLAETDRVLQDLLKRWHNIGRSDNFEWGTQEGTFIRQLKNMLELARVITLGALNRNESRGAHYKPEYPERDDVNFLKTTIARWTPGGPELSYEDVDVSLIPPRPRHY; this is encoded by the coding sequence ATGAGTAAAGTCATCGTAGTAGGCGGCGGCCTTGCCGGGTTAATGGCAACGATCAAGCTTGCTGAAGCCGGTACGCAGGTCGACTTGTTTTCGTTAGTGCCGGTTAAACGCTCCCACTCGGTTTGCGCCCAGGGAGGTATTAACGGAGCTGTTAATACTAAAGGAGAAGGAGACTCTACATGGCTGCACTTTGACGATTCGGTCTACGGCGGGGATTTTCTCGCCAATCAGCCGCCGGTCAAAGGAATGTGTGATGCGGCGCCAGGGATAATTCACTTGATGGATCGGATGGGCGTCATGTTCAGCCGCACGTCGGAAGGCCTGTTAGATTTTCGCCGTTTCGGCGGAACCAAGTTTCACCGTACTGCCTTCGCCGGAGCCACCACCGGCCAGCAGCTTCTTTATGCGCTTGATGAACAGGTCCGGCGCTACGAGGCTGAAGGCATGGTTCAAAAATACGAACAGTGGGAATTGCTCTCGGCTGTGATCGATGAAGGAGTTTGCAAAGGGATTGTCGCCCAGAACTTGCGGGATATGAGCATCCAGGCCTTTGCAGGAGATGCGGTCATTGTCGCTACCGGCGGGGCAGGCGCCGTCTTCGGTAAAAGCACAAACTCGACTATATGTACCGGAAGCGCCTCAGGGGCATTGTATCAGCAAGGCGTGCATTATGCCAATGGAGAATTTATTCAGATCCACCCTACTGCAATTCCGGGAGATGATAAGCTGCGGCTGATGTCGGAGTCGGCTCGGGGAGAAGGCGGCCGGATTTGGACGTATAAAGACGGACAGCCCTGGTATTTCCTTGAGGAAATGTATCCGGACTATGGAAACCTCGTTCCCCGCGATATTGCCACCCGCGCTATTTACGAAGTCGTCTTCAATCAAGGGCTTGGGATTAACGGCGAAAATATGGTTTACCTCGATTTGTCCCATATTGATCCGGATGTCTTACAAGTCAAGCTTGGCGGAATCCTGGAAATCTATGAAAAGTTCGTCGGAGATGATCCGAAAAAGGTTCCTATGCGGATTTTCCCGGCTGTTCACTATTCCATGGGCGGACTTTGGGTTGATTATGATCAAATGACGAATATTCCCGGACTTTTTGCTGCCGGCGAGTGTGAATACCAATATCATGGCGCCAATCGCCTGGGGGCCAACTCCCTGCTTTCCGCTATCTACGGTGGCATGGTCGCCGGGCCTAAAGTAATGGAATATATTAAGAAAAATAAGCTTAAGACCCCCATCGGCAGCGAACCTGTCTTTCTCAATGAAAAGAAACTTCAGGAGAAAAAATGGGCAGAGATCATGGCAATGAAAGGTCCGGAAAATCCCTACCTCCTCCACAAGGAATTAGGAGATATTATGACCTTAAATGTAACCGTTGTCCGCTATAATGATAAGCTTGCCGAAACTGACCGCGTGCTTCAGGACCTCCTAAAACGCTGGCATAACATTGGGAGAAGCGATAATTTTGAATGGGGAACCCAGGAAGGAACGTTCATCCGCCAGTTGAAGAATATGTTGGAGCTGGCCAGGGTGATTACTCTTGGGGCCTTAAACCGTAACGAAAGCCGGGGCGCCCATTATAAGCCAGAATATCCTGAGCGCGACGACGTGAACTTCTTAAAGACAACCATAGCCCGCTGGACACCAGGCGGCCCGGAACTCAGTTATGAGGATGTTGATGTATCCCTGATTCCGCCGCGTCCGCGTCATTATTAG
- a CDS encoding succinate dehydrogenase cytochrome b558 subunit produces the protein MSTPQKPYHFLIRRVHSLLGLVPIGLFLIFHMFLNLSARGGPEMYDKVIGTMRHFPGIIIVELVVIFIPIFLHAVYGIWVVYTGQSNILSYNYARNWFYLIQRISGIYTVIFIVTHVFLLRFGEASFAAIHQFISNPLGLIFYALGVLFAIFHFVNGLWAFAITWGITIGPHSQKVLSYVLALVFVIISAVGLADLSAFL, from the coding sequence ATGAGTACACCACAAAAACCTTATCATTTCTTGATTCGCAGAGTCCATTCTTTATTAGGGTTAGTGCCCATCGGTCTGTTCTTAATCTTTCACATGTTTCTCAATCTTTCCGCCCGTGGAGGGCCAGAGATGTACGACAAAGTCATCGGCACCATGCGACACTTTCCAGGGATTATCATCGTTGAATTGGTTGTCATCTTTATTCCCATCTTTCTACACGCCGTCTATGGAATCTGGGTGGTTTATACCGGACAAAGCAATATTTTGAGCTACAACTATGCAAGAAATTGGTTTTACCTGATCCAACGAATTTCCGGCATCTATACTGTTATCTTCATTGTTACTCATGTTTTTCTCCTCCGTTTTGGCGAGGCCAGTTTCGCGGCAATCCATCAGTTCATAAGCAATCCCCTGGGACTGATCTTCTACGCCTTGGGCGTGCTGTTTGCAATCTTTCATTTTGTCAACGGCTTATGGGCCTTTGCCATCACTTGGGGAATTACGATTGGACCACATTCCCAAAAGGTTCTGTCTTATGTATTAGCGCTAGTCTTTGTCATTATATCCGCGGTTGGCTTAGCCGATCTTTCCGCTTTCCTGTAA
- a CDS encoding sigma 54-interacting transcriptional regulator, whose protein sequence is MALKVRVGIVGMGQGGTTVYKTLCKIDNIEIIVVCDRIDKSAGMEMARQDGVATCKTLEAFLKVPNLDVIIEATGSPDVQEDLERKKAKSSALIEAQGANLMMNIIEETEKLAIIKQLKGELDTILNSVQEAIEVVGIDGKIKYVNPSFSRVTSIPASQRIGSNIFEASPNGALARALRTHESVFAHRSRVGGSNVDVISNASPIIVDGKMEGAVVVFQPLTDIYKLMEQLKASNQVIDELQSRINQISTSSYTFDDIIGSHPEFESALSLARKAAKSSSTILITGESGTGKELFAHAIHSASSRFDKPFVKVNCAAIPETLLESEFFGHEKGTFTGALKTKLGKMDLANGGTIFLDEIGDMNPYLQAKLLRVLQEMEFERVGGTKTIKVDVRVIAATNRNLLSLAKQGNFREDLFYRLNVIELRLPPLRSHKEDIPAYVHSLIGKFNRKFGKHVVSLTSQAEELLLNYNWPGNIRELQNVMERAMLTTEKELISHKSILNLLDSHSPIPQEHTIEEIIPIEQMEKQMIRLALKRFGDSAEGKKQAAKALKISLATLYNKLKTMT, encoded by the coding sequence ATGGCTCTCAAAGTAAGAGTAGGCATCGTAGGCATGGGACAAGGCGGAACGACGGTCTATAAGACCCTTTGCAAAATTGACAATATCGAGATCATTGTGGTCTGCGATCGTATCGATAAGAGCGCCGGCATGGAAATGGCAAGGCAGGACGGGGTCGCAACCTGCAAAACCTTGGAGGCCTTTCTTAAGGTTCCGAATCTCGATGTCATCATTGAAGCAACCGGCAGCCCCGACGTTCAGGAAGATTTAGAGCGTAAGAAAGCAAAATCCAGTGCCTTAATCGAAGCGCAGGGTGCAAATCTTATGATGAACATCATTGAAGAAACCGAAAAGCTTGCTATCATTAAACAGCTTAAAGGGGAACTCGATACGATTCTGAACTCGGTCCAGGAAGCCATTGAAGTCGTCGGCATTGACGGAAAGATCAAATATGTCAACCCATCGTTCAGCCGAGTGACTTCAATTCCCGCGAGTCAAAGAATCGGCAGCAATATTTTTGAGGCTTCCCCAAACGGTGCCCTGGCAAGGGCTCTACGCACCCATGAATCCGTGTTCGCACACAGGTCAAGGGTTGGCGGCTCTAACGTCGATGTCATCTCAAATGCCTCCCCGATTATCGTGGATGGAAAAATGGAAGGCGCCGTCGTGGTATTCCAGCCACTGACGGATATTTACAAGCTGATGGAACAGTTGAAAGCTTCCAATCAAGTCATTGATGAACTGCAAAGCCGCATTAATCAAATCTCGACCAGTTCCTATACTTTTGATGATATTATCGGGAGTCACCCGGAATTTGAAAGCGCCTTGAGTTTGGCTCGCAAAGCGGCGAAGAGCAGTTCAACCATTCTCATAACCGGGGAATCTGGCACCGGCAAAGAGCTGTTTGCTCATGCCATCCACAGCGCCAGCTCACGTTTTGACAAGCCTTTCGTCAAGGTTAACTGCGCAGCGATTCCAGAGACCTTGCTTGAGAGTGAATTTTTCGGACATGAGAAAGGGACCTTTACCGGCGCTCTGAAAACGAAGCTGGGAAAAATGGATTTGGCCAACGGCGGAACTATTTTCTTAGACGAGATTGGAGATATGAATCCCTATCTCCAAGCCAAACTCTTGCGCGTCCTACAGGAGATGGAATTTGAACGGGTTGGCGGAACCAAAACCATTAAAGTGGATGTCCGGGTGATTGCCGCAACCAACCGCAATTTGTTATCATTGGCGAAACAAGGGAATTTCCGCGAGGACCTTTTTTACCGGCTTAATGTTATTGAATTGCGCCTGCCGCCGCTGCGCAGCCACAAAGAAGACATTCCCGCCTATGTCCACTCCCTCATCGGCAAATTCAACCGCAAGTTCGGCAAACATGTCGTAAGCCTGACCAGTCAAGCAGAAGAGCTTTTGCTGAATTATAACTGGCCAGGCAACATACGGGAGCTTCAAAACGTCATGGAACGCGCAATGCTAACCACTGAGAAAGAATTGATCAGTCATAAATCAATCCTTAATCTCCTGGATTCCCACTCTCCTATCCCTCAGGAACATACAATCGAAGAGATAATACCAATTGAACAAATGGAGAAACAAATGATTCGCCTGGCGTTAAAACGTTTCGGCGATTCCGCCGAAGGGAAAAAGCAAGCCGCTAAAGCTTTGAAGATATCCCTGGCAACTCTTTATAATAAGCTGAAGACTATGACCTAA
- a CDS encoding fumarate hydratase codes for MKEIYVDEITSAVEKLCIESNYDLGSDIMTGFEKALQTERSPLGIEVMERLIENAQVARQERVPMCQDTGMAIIFVELGQDLHVVGGALTEAINEGVRLGYEKGYLRKSVVSDPFERINTGDNTPAIIHYDIVPGDSLRLIVAPKGFGSENMGGLKMCKPSEGLEGAMQFVVDTVDRAGGNPCPPIIVGVGVGGSMEKATFLAKKSLLRAVGKHNPEERLAKIEEELLSRINRLGIGPQGFGGVTTALAVNVEVYPTHIAGMPVAVNIGCHATRHKEIVIQGRNGR; via the coding sequence ATGAAGGAAATTTATGTTGACGAAATCACTTCAGCGGTTGAAAAGCTTTGTATAGAATCTAATTACGACCTTGGGTCGGACATCATGACGGGGTTCGAAAAAGCCTTGCAAACCGAACGTTCACCCTTAGGGATTGAGGTGATGGAACGTCTGATTGAGAACGCTCAAGTGGCGCGGCAGGAGAGAGTTCCCATGTGCCAGGACACAGGGATGGCAATCATCTTTGTCGAACTTGGTCAGGATTTGCATGTTGTCGGCGGGGCCTTAACTGAGGCAATAAATGAAGGGGTACGTCTCGGTTATGAAAAAGGCTATTTACGCAAATCCGTTGTAAGCGATCCTTTTGAGCGGATCAATACCGGGGATAACACGCCGGCAATTATTCACTATGACATTGTACCGGGCGATTCTCTGCGCCTGATCGTGGCTCCGAAGGGATTCGGCAGCGAAAATATGGGCGGTTTGAAAATGTGTAAGCCCTCAGAGGGCTTGGAAGGGGCCATGCAGTTTGTCGTGGATACGGTGGACCGGGCAGGCGGAAATCCCTGTCCACCGATCATTGTCGGAGTGGGTGTAGGCGGCTCGATGGAGAAAGCGACCTTCCTTGCCAAGAAAAGTTTACTGAGAGCGGTAGGCAAACATAATCCGGAAGAGCGTCTGGCAAAAATTGAGGAAGAATTATTAAGCCGTATTAACCGGCTTGGCATTGGACCCCAAGGCTTTGGCGGGGTGACAACAGCGCTTGCGGTTAACGTCGAAGTCTATCCCACGCATATTGCCGGGATGCCGGTTGCCGTGAACATTGGCTGCCATGCGACCCGTCACAAAGAAATTGTCATACAAGGGAGGAATGGCAGATGA
- a CDS encoding Fe-S-containing hydro-lyase: MSKSIRIETPLTKEKLKSLKAGDSVLISGVIYTGRDAAHKKMIEALAKGADLPFSVNDQIIYFVGPTPAKEGQVIGSAGPTTSGRMDAYSPTLIAEGLTGMIGKGLRSPEVIDAMKEHSAVYFGAIGGAGAIISKCIVSAEIIAYPELGTEAVRRLTVKDFPVIVVIDCYGNNLYEIGKAQYRSL, translated from the coding sequence ATGAGCAAATCCATACGGATTGAAACTCCCCTTACCAAAGAGAAGCTTAAGAGTCTGAAAGCAGGCGATAGTGTCCTGATCAGCGGTGTCATCTATACAGGACGGGACGCAGCCCATAAGAAAATGATCGAGGCCCTGGCGAAAGGCGCTGATCTTCCCTTTTCGGTAAACGATCAAATCATTTATTTCGTAGGACCGACTCCGGCTAAAGAAGGTCAGGTAATCGGCTCCGCCGGCCCGACAACCAGCGGGCGGATGGATGCCTATTCTCCCACGCTAATCGCTGAAGGGTTAACTGGAATGATCGGCAAAGGCTTGCGTTCTCCTGAAGTGATTGACGCTATGAAGGAACACAGTGCCGTTTACTTCGGGGCGATTGGTGGAGCGGGTGCTATCATCTCCAAATGCATTGTTTCCGCAGAAATAATTGCCTACCCCGAGCTGGGAACAGAGGCCGTCCGGCGCTTAACCGTCAAGGATTTTCCTGTCATCGTGGTCATTGATTGTTATGGCAACAATCTTTATGAGATAGGGAAAGCACAGTACCGGAGTTTATGA